Proteins from a genomic interval of Polaribacter sejongensis:
- the purE gene encoding 5-(carboxyamino)imidazole ribonucleotide mutase, translated as MVGIIMGSDSDLPIMQEAIDILESFDIKIEVDIVSAHRTPEKLVDYSKNAHKRGIKVIIAGAGGAAHLPGMVASMSPLPIIGVPVKSRNSIDGWDSVLSILQMPGGVPVATVALDGAKNAGILAAQIIGASDELVLNKIIAYKEELKLKVEQASARVRK; from the coding sequence ATGGTAGGAATAATAATGGGAAGCGATTCTGATCTTCCAATAATGCAAGAAGCAATAGACATTTTAGAGAGTTTTGATATTAAAATAGAAGTAGATATTGTGTCTGCTCACAGAACTCCAGAAAAATTAGTTGACTATTCTAAAAACGCACACAAAAGAGGTATAAAAGTAATTATTGCAGGTGCAGGTGGCGCAGCGCATTTACCAGGAATGGTAGCTTCTATGAGTCCGTTGCCAATAATTGGGGTTCCTGTAAAAAGCAGAAATTCTATTGATGGTTGGGATTCTGTTTTATCAATTTTACAAATGCCAGGTGGCGTACCAGTTGCAACCGTTGCTTTAGATGGTGCAAAAAATGCAGGTATTTTAGCAGCACAAATTATTGGTGCTTCAGACGAGCTTGTTTTAAATAAAATTATTGCTTACAAAGAAGAGTT